A window of Streptomyces sp. SAI-127 contains these coding sequences:
- a CDS encoding 3-isopropylmalate dehydrogenase: MSRSINLAVIPGDGIGQEVVAEGLKVLSAVLPQDVKLETKDFDFGARRYHDTGETLTDADLDALKKHDAILLGAIGDPSVPSGVLERGFLLKLRFAFDHHVNLRPSKLLPGVDTPLKGEPAIDFVVVREGTEGPYTGNGGTIRKGTEHEVATEVSVNTAFGVERVVRDAFARAQARPRKKLTLVHKNNVLTFAGHLWTNIFNKVAEEFPEVTTDYIHVDAATIYLVTDPARFDVIVTDNLFGDIITDLAAAVSGGIGVAASGNINPSGEFPSMFEPVHGSAPDIAGQGKADPTATVLSVALLLRHLGFEAEAARIDEAVTADLAERTGKPARSTSEIGDALAVRVAG, translated from the coding sequence ATGTCTCGCAGCATCAATCTCGCAGTGATTCCCGGTGACGGCATCGGCCAGGAGGTCGTGGCCGAAGGTCTGAAGGTCCTCTCCGCCGTCCTTCCGCAGGATGTGAAGCTGGAGACCAAGGACTTCGACTTCGGCGCCCGCCGCTACCACGACACCGGTGAGACCCTCACCGACGCGGACCTCGACGCGCTGAAGAAGCACGACGCGATCCTGCTGGGCGCCATCGGTGACCCGTCGGTCCCCTCCGGCGTGCTGGAGCGCGGCTTCCTGCTCAAGCTCCGCTTCGCCTTCGACCATCACGTGAACCTGCGTCCGTCGAAGCTGCTCCCGGGTGTCGACACGCCCCTCAAGGGAGAGCCGGCCATCGACTTCGTCGTCGTCCGTGAGGGCACCGAGGGCCCGTACACCGGCAACGGCGGCACCATCCGCAAGGGCACCGAGCACGAGGTCGCCACCGAGGTCTCCGTGAACACGGCCTTCGGTGTCGAGCGCGTGGTCCGTGACGCCTTCGCCCGCGCCCAGGCCCGTCCGCGCAAGAAGCTCACTCTGGTCCACAAGAACAACGTGCTGACCTTCGCCGGGCACCTGTGGACGAACATCTTCAACAAGGTGGCCGAGGAGTTCCCCGAGGTCACCACCGACTACATCCACGTCGACGCGGCCACGATCTACCTGGTCACCGACCCGGCCCGGTTCGACGTGATCGTCACCGACAACCTCTTCGGCGACATCATCACCGACCTCGCCGCGGCCGTCTCCGGCGGCATCGGTGTCGCCGCGAGCGGAAACATCAACCCGTCCGGCGAGTTCCCCTCGATGTTCGAGCCGGTCCACGGATCGGCGCCGGACATCGCGGGTCAGGGCAAGGCCGACCCCACCGCCACGGTCCTGTCCGTCGCCCTGCTCCTGCGCCACCTCGGCTTCGAGGCCGAGGCCGCCCGCATCGACGAGGCGGTCACCGCCGACCTCGCCGAGCGCACCGGCAAGCCCGCCCGCAGCACGTCGGAGATCGGCGACGCGCTGGCCGTACGAGTAGCCGGCTGA
- a CDS encoding metallophosphoesterase family protein: protein MDLPDFGIPPQLARRMTMAEQHEYLRTKLSRRRTLVTAGAVAGGLLTGCAGNGPSSPATTPSPTAAVHGSAVSPFGRHLAFGADPGTQMRISWQVPLAVKRPYVRVGLKPDDLSRKIEAELRDLHTPGQTGVRLALDQYYLHAALDGLRPGTTYYYGVGHDGFDPADASRRSTISSFRTAPASPGKFVFTAFGDQGVGTAAAANDNLLLRQKPAFHLHAGDICYADSNGRGLTSDGYDPGFWDLFLKQNEEVARSVPWMVTTGNHDMEAWYSPDGYGGQLARWSLPDSGFDPRSAPGVYSFVYGNVGVVALDANDVSYEIQANFGHTGGRQTKWLEKRLAELRAAKGIDFVVVYFHHCAYSTSSHASDGGVRAEWLPLFEKHQVDLVINGHNHVYERTDAIRGGEVGRRVPVGGATDPTRDGIVYVTAGGGGRDLYGFPAGVKESYEGRVHDHESVETFQWTKSEQPRKETVEWSRVRYRGFSLLSVEAESGARPRLTVSALAQSGERVDHFEVRRGA from the coding sequence ATGGACCTCCCCGACTTCGGCATTCCGCCCCAGCTCGCGCGCCGGATGACCATGGCCGAGCAGCACGAGTACCTGCGGACGAAGCTGTCCCGGCGGCGCACGCTGGTGACGGCGGGCGCGGTCGCGGGCGGCCTGCTGACCGGCTGCGCGGGCAACGGCCCTTCGAGCCCGGCCACCACCCCCTCCCCCACGGCCGCGGTGCACGGCTCCGCCGTCTCCCCCTTCGGCCGCCATCTCGCCTTCGGCGCCGACCCGGGGACGCAGATGCGGATCTCGTGGCAGGTCCCGCTCGCGGTGAAGAGGCCGTACGTCCGCGTCGGCCTGAAGCCCGACGATCTGAGCCGGAAGATCGAGGCCGAGCTCCGCGACCTGCACACCCCGGGGCAGACCGGCGTACGTCTCGCCCTCGACCAGTACTACCTGCACGCGGCCCTGGACGGCCTGCGCCCCGGCACGACGTACTACTACGGCGTCGGCCACGACGGCTTCGACCCGGCGGACGCGAGCCGCCGCTCGACCATCAGCAGCTTCCGTACGGCCCCGGCGAGCCCCGGGAAGTTCGTCTTCACCGCCTTCGGCGACCAGGGCGTCGGCACCGCCGCGGCCGCCAACGACAACCTCCTGCTGCGCCAGAAGCCCGCCTTCCACCTCCACGCCGGCGACATCTGCTACGCCGACAGCAACGGCCGGGGCCTGACGTCGGACGGCTACGACCCGGGCTTCTGGGACCTGTTCCTCAAGCAGAACGAGGAGGTCGCGCGGAGCGTGCCGTGGATGGTGACGACCGGCAACCACGACATGGAGGCCTGGTACTCGCCCGACGGCTACGGCGGCCAGCTCGCCCGCTGGTCCCTCCCGGACAGCGGCTTCGACCCGCGCTCGGCACCGGGTGTGTACTCCTTCGTCTACGGCAACGTCGGCGTCGTGGCACTGGACGCGAACGACGTGTCGTACGAGATCCAGGCCAACTTCGGCCACACGGGCGGGAGGCAGACGAAGTGGCTGGAGAAGAGGCTGGCCGAGCTGCGCGCGGCCAAGGGGATCGACTTCGTCGTCGTCTATTTCCACCACTGCGCGTACTCGACGTCCTCGCACGCCTCCGACGGCGGAGTGCGCGCCGAGTGGCTGCCGCTGTTCGAGAAGCACCAGGTGGATCTGGTGATCAACGGGCACAACCACGTGTACGAGCGGACGGACGCGATCCGCGGCGGCGAGGTGGGCCGGCGGGTGCCGGTCGGCGGCGCCACGGATCCGACGCGGGACGGGATCGTGTACGTGACGGCCGGCGGGGGCGGCCGGGATCTGTACGGCTTCCCGGCGGGCGTGAAGGAGAGCTACGAGGGACGCGTGCACGACCACGAGTCCGTCGAGACCTTCCAGTGGACGAAGTCCGAGCAGCCCCGGAAGGAGACGGTGGAGTGGTCGCGGGTGCGCTACCGCGGGTTCTCGCTGCTCTCGGTGGAGGCGGAGAGCGGGGCGCGGCCGCGGCTGACGGTGTCGGCGCTCGCGCAGAGCGGGGAGCGCGTCGACCATTTCGAGGTGCGGCGCGGGGCCTGA
- a CDS encoding branched-chain amino acid aminotransferase — MTTPTIELKPSASPLSDAERAAILANPGFGRHFTDHMVTIKWTEGRGWHDAQLVPYGPISLDPSTHVLHYGQEIFEGLKAYRQADGSVAVFRPEANARRFRNSARRMAMAELPEELFIEALDALIGQDADWVPPHGGEEALYLRPFMFATEAALGVHPANEYLFMLIASPSGAYFAGGVKPVTIWVSEDHVRAVPGGTGDAKTGGNYAASLLPQAEAAANGCDQVVYLDAVTRTKVEESGSMNIAFVYGDRIVTPSLTGSILEGITRDSLLQVARDLGYTAEEGVVTLDQWRTDAASGALTEVFACGTAAVVTPIGHVKTRTDAWTHGDGTPGEVTLKLREALLGIQRGVREDKHGWMHKLG; from the coding sequence ATGACGACGCCCACGATCGAGCTCAAGCCCTCGGCCTCGCCACTTTCCGACGCGGAGCGCGCGGCGATCCTGGCCAATCCCGGGTTCGGCCGCCACTTCACCGACCACATGGTGACGATCAAGTGGACCGAGGGCCGCGGCTGGCACGACGCGCAGCTCGTCCCCTACGGCCCCATCTCGCTGGATCCCTCCACCCACGTCCTGCACTACGGCCAGGAGATCTTCGAGGGCCTGAAGGCCTACCGTCAGGCCGACGGCTCGGTCGCCGTGTTCCGGCCGGAGGCCAACGCCCGGCGCTTCCGCAACTCCGCCCGCCGGATGGCGATGGCCGAGCTGCCCGAGGAGCTGTTCATCGAGGCCCTCGACGCGCTGATCGGCCAGGACGCCGACTGGGTCCCGCCGCACGGCGGCGAGGAGGCCCTCTACCTGCGGCCCTTCATGTTCGCCACGGAGGCCGCGCTCGGCGTCCACCCGGCCAACGAGTACCTCTTCATGCTGATCGCCTCCCCGTCCGGCGCGTACTTCGCCGGCGGGGTCAAGCCGGTCACCATCTGGGTCTCCGAGGACCACGTCCGCGCGGTCCCCGGCGGCACCGGCGACGCCAAGACCGGCGGCAACTACGCGGCCTCCCTCCTCCCGCAGGCCGAGGCCGCCGCTAACGGCTGCGACCAGGTCGTCTACCTCGACGCGGTGACCCGCACCAAGGTCGAGGAGTCCGGCTCCATGAACATCGCCTTCGTCTACGGCGACCGGATCGTCACGCCGTCGCTCACGGGCTCGATCCTCGAGGGCATCACCCGCGACTCCCTCCTCCAGGTCGCCCGCGACCTCGGTTACACCGCCGAGGAAGGTGTCGTCACCCTGGACCAGTGGCGCACCGACGCCGCGTCCGGCGCCCTCACCGAGGTCTTCGCCTGCGGCACCGCCGCGGTCGTCACGCCGATCGGCCACGTCAAGACCAGGACGGACGCCTGGACCCACGGCGACGGCACGCCCGGCGAGGTCACCCTGAAGCTGCGCGAGGCGCTGCTCGGCATCCAGCGCGGTGTCAGGGAGGACAAGCACGGCTGGATGCACAAGCTGGGCTGA